Part of the Deinococcus fonticola genome, CGTTGCAGCTAAAACCACCGGGAGCCGCAAGGCAGGTGTCTAGGCTGTGGCGCATGACTGGGGTGAAGTCGTAACAAGGTAACTGTACCGGAAGGTGCGGTTGGATCACCTCCTTTCATCGCTCCGCTCCATCGCTGCTCTTCTTCACTCTGTCTCTAAAGGCCGTCACGCAACCGTGTGACGGCCTTTTCTATTCCCTTGATGCGAACTTGTACCCGGTACATCATATTGGTTAGAGTGCGTCCATGACCACGCCTTCTCTCGAAATGGCTTTTGTCCAGGCTCAACAGGCTGTCAAGCAGCTCAGCAAGAAACCGGACAATGCTATCCTTCTCAAGCTTTATGCGCTTTACAAGCAGGGCAGTGAAGGGGATGTCTCTGGTAAACGTCCCGGCGGGTTCGATTTCGTAGGTAGTGCCAAGTACGACGCGTGGGCAGGCCAGCAGGGCAAAACGCAAGAGCAAGCCCAGCAGGAGTACGTAGAACTGGTACAGATCCTGCTGGAAGCCGATCATTGAGGTGGTGCTGAAGCGGGAGGTTTACTTGATGACCACCGTGTCGAACTGGTCACTGTTGGTGGGGTTGGGTGTCCAGCCGGTGACATTCTTGCGGCTGGCGCACAGTGGGCG contains:
- a CDS encoding acyl-CoA-binding protein; amino-acid sequence: MAFVQAQQAVKQLSKKPDNAILLKLYALYKQGSEGDVSGKRPGGFDFVGSAKYDAWAGQQGKTQEQAQQEYVELVQILLEADH